In Verrucomicrobiia bacterium, the following proteins share a genomic window:
- the ilvC gene encoding ketol-acid reductoisomerase, with product MPAKLYSDKDADLGVLQGKTLAVLGFGSQGHAHALNLKDSGLRVIVGLYEGSKSIAVAQEMGFEVVPTAEAVRLGDVIMVALPDTKQPSVYESDIAPNLSKGKTLLFSHGFAVHFKTVVPPKDVDVILVAPKGPGHIVRRQYVEGKGVPSLIAVYQNPGKKAKKVALAWAKGIGGTRAGVIETTFKEETETDLFGEQTVLCGGCSALVLAGFETLVEAGYSPEMAYLECLHELKLIVDLMNESGISGMRFSVSETAKWGDVTVGPKIIDASVKKRMKAALKEIQSGKFARDWVKEYQGGYRRYNALLKEGQKHPIEKVGERLRGLMPWMKKRRIGGAQAAY from the coding sequence ATGCCAGCCAAACTCTATTCGGACAAAGACGCGGATCTCGGAGTGCTGCAGGGCAAGACCCTTGCGGTGCTTGGTTTCGGATCCCAGGGGCACGCCCACGCGCTCAATCTCAAGGACTCGGGCCTGCGGGTGATCGTGGGACTCTACGAGGGGAGCAAGTCGATCGCCGTCGCGCAGGAGATGGGATTCGAAGTGGTTCCGACCGCCGAGGCGGTGCGGCTTGGCGACGTGATCATGGTCGCGCTGCCGGACACCAAGCAGCCGTCGGTGTACGAGAGCGACATCGCGCCGAACCTGAGCAAGGGCAAGACACTGCTGTTCAGTCACGGGTTTGCGGTGCATTTCAAGACCGTGGTGCCGCCCAAGGACGTGGATGTGATCCTGGTGGCGCCGAAGGGTCCCGGGCACATCGTCCGGCGGCAGTATGTGGAGGGGAAGGGCGTGCCGAGCCTGATCGCGGTGTACCAGAATCCGGGCAAGAAGGCGAAGAAGGTCGCCCTGGCGTGGGCCAAGGGAATTGGCGGAACGCGGGCGGGGGTCATCGAGACGACGTTCAAGGAAGAGACGGAGACCGACCTGTTCGGCGAGCAGACGGTGTTGTGCGGCGGTTGCAGCGCGCTGGTGCTGGCGGGCTTCGAGACGCTGGTGGAGGCGGGGTACTCGCCCGAGATGGCGTATCTCGAGTGTCTCCATGAGCTGAAGCTCATTGTGGATCTGATGAACGAATCGGGAATCAGCGGGATGCGGTTCTCGGTGTCGGAGACGGCGAAGTGGGGGGATGTGACGGTGGGGCCGAAGATCATCGACGCCTCGGTGAAGAAGCGCATGAAGGCGGCCCTGAAGGAGATCCAGTCCGGCAAGTTCGCCCGCGACTGGGTGAAGGAATACCAGGGCGGGTACCGCCGGTACAACGCGCTGCTGAAGGAGGGACAGAAGCATCCGATCGAGAAGGTGGGCGAGCGGCTTCGCGGCCTGATGCCGTGGATGAAGAAGCGGCGGATCGGCGGGGCGCAGGCCGCCTACTGA
- the ilvN gene encoding acetolactate synthase small subunit: MRHTISVLVENKFGVLTRVAGLFSGRGYNIDSLNVAPTHDATLSRMTIVTRGDDATVDQIVKQLNKLVDVVKVIDYGQGDYIDRELVLVKVKAEPANRAEICQMAELFRAKVVDVQPDSLTIEITGGETKLAKFIELMTCFGICDLTRTGQVALPRS, translated from the coding sequence ATGCGACACACGATCTCGGTGCTGGTGGAAAACAAGTTCGGGGTGCTGACCCGCGTGGCGGGCCTGTTCAGCGGGCGGGGGTACAACATCGACTCGCTCAATGTGGCCCCGACCCACGATGCGACCCTGTCGCGGATGACGATTGTCACCCGTGGGGACGACGCGACGGTCGATCAGATCGTCAAGCAGTTGAACAAGCTTGTCGATGTGGTGAAGGTCATCGACTACGGGCAGGGCGACTACATTGACCGGGAACTGGTGCTGGTGAAGGTCAAGGCCGAGCCGGCGAACCGGGCGGAGATCTGCCAGATGGCGGAACTGTTCCGGGCCAAGGTGGTCGATGTGCAGCCCGACAGCCTGACCATCGAGATCACGGGCGGGGAGACCAAGCTCGCCAAGTTCATCGAACTGATGACCTGTTTCGGGATCTGCGACCTCACCCGGACCGGGCAGGTGGCGCTGCCTCGATCCTGA
- a CDS encoding NADH:flavin oxidoreductase, translated as MKLIRIPTLKTIADFRAHVGALAIELPTDDAPIPGAESPLARPVEGLLLNGIGPRNRWVVHPMEGWDGTTDGKPTDDVRRRWRRFGESGASVIFGGEAMAVRPDGRANPNQLILSAENLGAIASLLGELRAAHAAKFGADARVAVGFQLTHSGRFCRPNDKARFEPRVAFRHPLLDERFGVTRDDQVFSDGELDDLGGDFVRAARLAWDAGADFIDIKHCHGYLLHELLGAHTRPGRYGGSFENRTRMLREVVRGIRADGNPIDLAVRLSAFDFVPFRPDPALSEPGRPGPGVPVEYGHCLPYRYGFGVNAECPVEADLTETLRLAELCAGLGVKLLNLTAGSPYYNPHIQRPAAYPPSDGYQPPEDPLVGVARQMNEVRRVMRHLAGMANRPVVIGTGYSYLQEYLPHVAQAAVRGGWTDMIGLGRMVLSYPHLPADTFETGVLNGRLICRTFSDCTTAPRNGLPSGCYPLDDAYKGRPEARRLREIKRGGGS; from the coding sequence GTGAAACTGATCCGCATTCCCACCTTGAAGACGATCGCCGATTTCCGGGCGCATGTGGGCGCCCTGGCGATTGAGTTGCCGACCGACGACGCTCCCATCCCCGGCGCGGAATCCCCGCTGGCCCGACCGGTGGAGGGCCTGCTGCTGAACGGCATCGGGCCGCGGAACCGCTGGGTCGTTCACCCGATGGAAGGCTGGGATGGAACGACCGATGGCAAGCCCACGGACGATGTGCGGCGGCGGTGGCGCCGGTTCGGGGAAAGCGGGGCCTCGGTGATCTTCGGCGGCGAGGCGATGGCGGTGCGGCCGGACGGCAGGGCGAATCCGAACCAATTGATCCTCTCGGCGGAGAACCTTGGCGCGATCGCGTCGCTGCTCGGCGAGTTGCGGGCGGCCCATGCGGCGAAGTTCGGCGCTGATGCGAGGGTGGCGGTCGGGTTCCAACTGACCCACTCCGGGCGGTTTTGCCGTCCCAACGACAAGGCGCGTTTCGAACCGCGCGTCGCCTTCCGGCACCCGCTTCTGGACGAGCGGTTCGGGGTGACCCGCGACGACCAGGTGTTCAGCGACGGGGAGCTGGACGACCTGGGGGGCGATTTCGTCCGGGCGGCACGCCTGGCGTGGGACGCCGGGGCGGACTTCATCGACATCAAGCACTGCCACGGGTATCTGCTGCATGAGCTTCTCGGGGCGCACACGCGGCCGGGGAGGTACGGGGGCAGCTTCGAGAACCGGACCCGGATGTTGCGCGAGGTGGTGCGGGGGATTCGGGCGGACGGCAACCCGATCGATCTCGCGGTGCGGCTGAGTGCCTTCGACTTTGTTCCGTTCCGGCCGGATCCGGCCCTGTCCGAGCCCGGCCGGCCCGGACCCGGGGTGCCGGTCGAATACGGCCACTGCCTGCCGTACCGATATGGGTTTGGGGTGAATGCGGAGTGTCCGGTGGAGGCGGATCTGACCGAGACGTTGCGTCTGGCGGAACTGTGTGCCGGGCTGGGGGTGAAGCTGCTGAACCTCACCGCGGGGTCGCCCTATTACAATCCGCACATTCAACGGCCCGCGGCCTATCCTCCGAGCGACGGGTATCAGCCTCCGGAGGATCCGCTGGTTGGGGTGGCGCGGCAGATGAACGAGGTGCGGCGGGTGATGCGGCATCTGGCGGGGATGGCCAACCGCCCGGTGGTGATTGGGACCGGCTATTCCTATCTGCAGGAGTACCTGCCGCACGTGGCGCAGGCGGCGGTGCGGGGGGGATGGACGGACATGATTGGGCTGGGCCGGATGGTGTTGAGCTATCCGCATCTGCCGGCGGATACCTTCGAGACCGGCGTCCTGAACGGACGGCTGATCTGCCGGACGTTCAGCGACTGCACGACGGCGCCGCGCAACGGACTGCCGAGCGGCTGCTATCCGCTGGACGATGCCTACAAGGGCCGGCCCGAGGCGCGGCGCCTGCGCGAGATCAAGCGGGGCGGCGGTTCGTGA
- a CDS encoding ribulokinase: MSARYTLGLDYGTNSVRALIVDTARGREVGTAVWNYRLGTQGIFLSKDPNLARQHPSEYVEGAEHAIRAALANARKSRPAFRPDQVVGIGVDTTGSTPLPVDANGRPLALDRRFRRNPDAMAWLWKDHTAVAEAGEITALARRIRPQYLAKCGGTYSSEWFFSKILRCLRSAPDVFEAAHSWVECADWIPAMLTGTEAPDRLTRGICAAGHKAMFHPDWGGYPDAEFLAELAPELGALRSRLPSEAASIDRAAGGLTADWARRTGLRPGIPVAVGAFDAHLGAVGSGIEPGTLVKIIGTSTCDIAVVPLANALPDIPGLCGIVPGSVLPGCHGLEAGQSAVGDIFNWFVHYLQPGGPKAGSHEALSRAASRLRPGESGLLALDWNHGNRTVLVDQRLTGLLVGQTLYTRPAEVYRALIEATAFGALTIVERFEAYGIRIDQVVNCGGIADRNPLVMQIYADVLGRPMRISRSSQTCALGAAIAGAVVAGAHPDYPSAQRAITGLKSRVFAPNPEAHAVYRDLFALYRTLHDAFGTREWNGNLHDLMKRLLAIRDAARP; encoded by the coding sequence ATGAGCGCCCGCTACACGCTCGGTCTCGATTACGGCACCAACTCCGTCCGCGCCCTGATCGTGGACACCGCCCGGGGACGCGAGGTTGGCACGGCGGTCTGGAACTACCGGCTGGGAACCCAGGGCATCTTCCTCTCCAAGGACCCCAACCTCGCCCGACAACATCCCTCCGAATACGTCGAGGGCGCCGAACACGCCATCCGCGCCGCACTCGCCAACGCCCGCAAGTCCCGGCCCGCGTTTCGCCCGGACCAGGTGGTCGGGATCGGCGTGGACACCACCGGAAGCACCCCCCTGCCCGTGGACGCCAACGGCCGGCCGCTCGCCCTGGACCGTCGCTTCCGCCGCAACCCCGACGCCATGGCCTGGCTCTGGAAGGACCACACCGCGGTCGCGGAGGCCGGCGAAATCACCGCCCTGGCCCGCCGCATCCGGCCCCAGTACCTCGCCAAATGCGGCGGCACCTACTCCAGCGAATGGTTCTTCAGCAAAATCCTCCGCTGCCTCCGCTCCGCCCCCGACGTGTTCGAGGCCGCCCATTCCTGGGTCGAATGCGCCGACTGGATCCCCGCCATGCTCACCGGCACCGAGGCGCCCGACCGCCTCACCCGCGGTATCTGTGCCGCCGGTCACAAAGCCATGTTCCACCCCGACTGGGGCGGCTACCCCGATGCGGAGTTCCTCGCGGAACTGGCCCCCGAACTGGGCGCCCTGCGCAGCCGGCTCCCGTCGGAAGCCGCCTCGATCGACCGCGCCGCCGGCGGCCTCACCGCCGATTGGGCGCGCCGAACCGGCCTGCGCCCAGGCATCCCCGTGGCGGTCGGAGCCTTTGATGCCCACCTCGGCGCCGTCGGTTCCGGAATCGAACCCGGCACGCTGGTCAAGATCATCGGCACCAGCACCTGCGATATCGCCGTGGTCCCGCTGGCCAACGCCCTCCCCGACATCCCCGGCCTCTGCGGCATCGTCCCAGGATCGGTCCTCCCCGGCTGCCATGGTCTCGAGGCGGGACAGTCGGCCGTCGGCGACATCTTCAACTGGTTCGTCCACTACCTCCAACCCGGCGGCCCCAAGGCCGGTTCCCACGAGGCCCTCTCCCGGGCCGCATCCCGTCTCCGCCCAGGCGAATCCGGGCTCCTGGCCCTCGACTGGAACCACGGCAACCGCACCGTCCTCGTCGATCAACGCCTCACCGGCCTGCTCGTCGGCCAGACCCTCTACACGCGCCCCGCAGAAGTGTACCGCGCCCTCATCGAGGCCACCGCCTTCGGCGCCCTCACCATCGTCGAGCGCTTCGAGGCCTACGGCATCCGCATCGACCAGGTCGTCAACTGCGGCGGCATCGCCGACCGCAATCCCCTGGTCATGCAGATCTATGCCGATGTCCTCGGGCGCCCCATGCGGATCAGCCGCTCCTCCCAGACCTGCGCCCTCGGCGCCGCCATCGCCGGAGCCGTCGTCGCCGGTGCCCATCCCGACTACCCCTCGGCCCAGCGGGCCATCACCGGACTCAAGTCACGGGTGTTCGCCCCAAACCCCGAGGCCCATGCGGTGTACCGCGACCTCTTCGCCCTCTATCGCACCCTCCACGACGCCTTCGGCACCCGCGAGTGGAACGGCAATCTCCACGACCTCATGAAACGCCTGCTGGCGATCCGTGACGCCGCCCGGCCCTGA
- the araD gene encoding L-ribulose-5-phosphate 4-epimerase AraD produces MLDALKRRVCEANLDLVRRGLVLETWGNASALDRPRGLVVIKPSGVDYAAMQPRDMVVVDLATGAVVEGRWKPSSDTATHRVLYQAFPAIGGVAHTHSLHATAWAQARRSIPPLGTTHADAWRGPVPCTRPLRPAEIRGDYEANTGRVIAEAFRRLDPLECPAALVASHGPFTWGRSVEDAVAGAAVLEFVARLAGEALRLQPRLPAIPKVLLDRHFLRKHGPGASYGQNGANPSPARPRAKAPSPSEGNL; encoded by the coding sequence ATGCTCGACGCCCTCAAACGCCGCGTGTGCGAAGCCAACCTGGACCTGGTCCGGCGCGGACTCGTCCTCGAGACCTGGGGCAACGCCAGCGCCCTCGATCGCCCGCGCGGCCTGGTGGTGATCAAGCCGTCCGGTGTGGACTACGCGGCCATGCAACCCCGCGACATGGTGGTGGTGGATCTCGCCACCGGAGCGGTCGTCGAGGGACGCTGGAAGCCCAGTTCCGACACCGCCACCCATCGCGTGCTGTACCAGGCCTTCCCCGCCATCGGCGGCGTGGCCCACACCCACTCCCTCCATGCCACCGCCTGGGCCCAGGCGCGCCGCTCCATCCCCCCCCTCGGCACCACCCACGCCGACGCCTGGCGCGGTCCCGTGCCCTGCACCCGACCCCTCCGTCCCGCCGAAATCCGCGGCGATTACGAGGCCAATACCGGACGCGTCATCGCCGAGGCGTTCCGCCGCCTCGACCCCCTCGAATGCCCGGCCGCCCTCGTCGCCAGTCACGGACCCTTCACCTGGGGCCGTTCCGTCGAGGACGCTGTGGCGGGCGCCGCCGTGCTTGAGTTCGTGGCCCGCCTTGCCGGAGAAGCGCTCCGCCTTCAACCCCGCCTGCCGGCCATCCCGAAGGTCCTCCTCGACCGCCATTTCCTCAGAAAACACGGCCCCGGCGCCTCCTATGGCCAGAACGGCGCGAACCCCTCCCCCGCCAGGCCCAGGGCGAAGGCCCCCTCCCCTTCGGAAGGAAACCTATGA